The segment CTATGGAGGCTGCAGAAATAGGTATGGCTGCTCAGTTAGCATGGTCGCAATATCAAAATGGGGCAAATCATTCAAAACTGAGTAATAGTAGTTCACATTCCAATGAATTTCAAACACGTTATAGGCCTACTCaagctttgaaaaaaaagtatgaTTACAAAAAGCCAACGGTTAATCGACCGATTATAAAATCACCTACTCTCAATAGACAAAGTAGTaagtcaaaaaatttgtcaaCGAATGCAAAATTGAAAGCGAGCAAGGCTAATACCAACAAAACTTCCCGCAGGAGCGAGCAAAATTTAGAGCCCACCTCACCAATACTTATTTCTGCGACAACATCATCTGCTGAATCTAAGCCCAGACGTTCTAAAAGTGGTACACCTGATAGGGAAAGTTCTGTTAGTTCTTTTATCGATTCTAAAAAGGAAGATATATTGAAGTCAGTACAAGGAGTAGATCGAAGTGCTTGTGAACAAATACTAAATGAAATCCTTGTAACGGACGAAAAAGTTTACTGGGACGATATCGCAGGCTTAAGAAATGCAaagaattctttgaaagagGCCGTGGTTTACCCTTTTTTGCGGCCGGATTTATTCAAAGGGCTAAGAGAACCAGTTAGAGGAATGCTTTTGTTTGGCCCTCCAGGTACTGGTAAGACAATGATTGCTAAAGCGGTTGCAACAGAGTCTAATTCTACGTTTTTTAGTGTTAGTGCGTCTTCTTTGCTATCGAAGTATCTTGGTGAATCTGAGAAATTGATTAGAGCATTGTTTTACATGGCCAAGAAACTGTCACCCTCTATCATTTTCATAGATGAGATCGACTCAATGTTAACTGCTCGCTCTGAAAATGAGAATGAATCATCGAGGAGGATTAAAACGGAACTACTTATTCAGTGGTCCTCTTTATCTGCTGCTACCGCACAATCTGAAGCACAAAATAATATGCTTGACAGCAGAGTGCTTGTTTTAGGAGCCACAAATTTGCCGTGGGCAATTGATGATGCAGCAAGAAGAcgattttcaagaaaattataTATTCCTCTCCCCGATTATGAAACAAGGCTTTACCacttgaaaagattaatGGCCAAACAGAAAAATGATTTGGATAATTTAGATTATGAATtaataacaaaaatgaCGGAGGGATTCTCTGGTTCTGACCTCACATCATTAGCCAAAGAGGCGGCAATGGAACCAatcagggatttaggagATAAGTTGATGTTTGTCGATTTTGATAAGATTAGGGGaattgaaataaaagatttCCAGAATTCGCTATTGACAATAAAGAAGAGCGTGTCGCCGGAGTCTTTACGAAGATATGAAGAATGGTCTAGTAAATTTGGTAGTACAGGTGCTTAAGTGACGCCGAGCTCCTTGATAGAGAGGGAAGACAGTGACAACAGTTTtgcattttctttcccaACTATTTTGATCCTGGTCAATTTTTGTTGAGCGTATATTTTCTATGTATTATCAAGAATAAAACTAACCGCAATTTTTGGCAACctgtaatttttttctttatttacaATTAGTTTATTAAAAGCATTTTTTATGAAACTAACCTCATTCTTCCCCTCTTGACATAtacccaaaaaaaatcaatatcatGGAGTTCAATAAAATATCCAAGGTAAAAATAATACGCAGCGAAAGTGAATAATAAGCTCCTTTTTCAGTCGCAATAAATACATCATTTGAGTTGatggaaaaataaagaacacgtttgttgaaaaattgactgttttcttcatacTTACTAACATTAGTAcgtctttcttttttcgcTCATATACAAAACGGAATAAACAGTAACTCCTACAACCAAGATATGACATGGATTAATAATGCTACGAACTCTCCAACTGctttaatgaagaaagtcTCCTGTGGATTAATAATTGTTGTTTCTTTATATGTCATTGCACCCAGTCTAAGTGCACTTGTCTTTGGAGACCCTAAGCAGAGgattaaaaaatatacgaCAGTCGGCTTAATTAATCGCGGAAATGATTGTTTCATAACATCATCTCTTCAAGGTTTAGCTGGAATGCCCAGATTTGTGGAGTATTTGAAGCAAATCAAATCGATTCTCCAAGAATTGAAATCCAATCCATCCAGAAAAGCAAAGGTTGACAATCTTATAGTAGATGACGTTGTAAGCTGCATTAGGTTTAGAAACTCACCTGATTCACTTGCACCCTTACATGAAAGCCTTATGGCTttaatttttgatttagTATCCGTAagagaaagtaaaaaatcGGTCTCTCCACAGATGGTGATAAATACTTTGGAGgctattttcaaatcaaagaTGTCATCCAGACAAAATGATGCGCATGAATGCACGCTACTTATGCTGCAAACGTTACAAAAAGAACGCTCGAATCTGGTTGGATACACTCAATATATGCCCGAAATCAATATACCAAACTTTCCGTTTGAGGGCGAAACTTCCAAATTTCTAGTATGCCTTCAGTGCAAAGGATTATCAAAACCATCATATCAACAAACTTTTATTCGTGAACTATCAGTACCCCAACAAACGTCAGAGAAATTGCTTACAATTCTAGCCAACGACGAAACGGAAATTATAGAGGACTACTCATGTTCGATTTGCCAAATAAGAGCCATCTTAAATCACGAAAGGTATAGAAATTTTAAAGACTGTACCCCGGAAGAATTGTTAATGATAGAGGctttaaaaaattatgCCACTAAAGCTTCAATTAACGAAGATTTACCGCCCGAATTAGAACAATACATTAAGCGCTACTCAAAGGACAAATTGCATATATCTAAAGTAAAAGGaaagattataaaaaaagatgtaGCAGTACAATTACCAGATATTCTGGTAGTGCATTTATCAAGATCCACCTTTAATGGTATTACGTACTGTAGAAATCCCTGTAACGTTGAATTCGGAGAAAGAGTAAAACTTCCTGAGTATACATTAGCTGAGAATAGAGCGATAACAGAGAACCGGCAAGTCAAATATAACTTAAAAAGTGTTGTGAAACACACTGGTTCTCATTCACGTGGACACTATATATGCTACAGACGTAAGGCTGACATTCGCTTTGATAAAGGAGAGGAATCGTCCCTCGAAGGCGCGTCAACTATTGTTAATAATGAAGCTAAAACCAGGAACCACgatcaaaaaattggacACAATGACGACAGAAGAAGCAGGCACAAAAAAGTCAAGAGTGTTTTACAGTATCCTTATTGGCAAATATCTGATACTGCTATAGAAGAAAGTACCACTTCAACAGTATTAAATGAACAGAAATATGTCTACATGCTATACTACGAACGTGTAAGAAAATAGCCGCTCTGTACGTATATActataataatgataaattATGCATCCATATCCACATCTGTATCCATTGCCGACATTTCGACGTCAGTGTCGGCCTCTTCATCATAAGTGCACTGTGAAGCCAATTGATCATGGAACCACCTCCACCAGTTTAAATAAACAACTTCCTTATAATCTGCCCATTTTATCACTTgtagtttttcttctctaaAACGTTCCCATATTCTGTCATAAAACGACTCATTATCGTGGGATTTATTTGCTGAACATTTTAAGATCTCTCTCAGAGCTTTATCACGAATGGAATCTGAGAACGctatattattttgaacGTGATTGTTGTCATCTAAATGTACCTTCTTAGGCCCTTTATCACTTAAAGATAGGTTTTCTAAGTCTATTATtagtctttttcttttataattATCAATTCCTATAGGGTCTGGAGaatgatttcttttcctaATGTGGTTGGtgttatcattatttcttgCAAACCGGAAATTCATGGAATAAAAAAGTCATTTAAACTAGTCACTCCTTTGCTACCTTCTAATATCTCCTGATGTGGTAGTGATTTAAGCTATATCCTAAGCCCCGTTGTTAAAATAATTCACTACATTCGTATTGCATacatttcaaatttttgtttcGTAAAGGAGCGGTTCTCGGATAAAAAAGTGTCCCATAACCGAGCTTTATTTGATTTCCAGTGAGGACCACCCAAACGTAGTATTGAAGCAAGACTAAAATCAAAGGTTTACTGCTGTCTGTCCATCGAATTCTATTTGGGTTGGTGTGGTGTTTAGTATCTTGAGTGAAAGGTGAATTTCCTTTCGGATAGTTCTACAATCATCTCCCCTTTAGAGAAAAGGGTATTTTTAGAAGCAAATAACAAGAGTTGATTAAAAGGAGCACGCCCTTTACCAATAAAAGTGAAATGGCCAGGCAATTATTCACCCCTCCGATAACAAATCCAAGGTTTGACCCTAATCAATCTATCAGGGAATCATATAAAATCACAGCTAGTAGCATgcattttcaacaaattccACATGAGGATCAAAATGACAATGAGAAAAATAGCTGTGACGAAAACTCTACAACGAGCGAAAAGTTGGAGAACGATAAGTCCCCTATATTGACCAAACAAGAAATCGATGATGCATTAAGTGAGGTTAGCAATTTACCTCCGGAATTATCAAAACTGATTGACATTTTTATCGACGATTTGAAGCAACCCAAGTACGTACGGCCACTATCAGTGCTGCAATTATCTAGTCTTTTCCAAAGCTTTTACATAAAGTTTGATAAAGCGTCTTTTCAGCACGTCAGTGCAGTGAAT is part of the Saccharomyces mikatae IFO 1815 strain IFO1815 genome assembly, chromosome: 16 genome and harbors:
- the YTA6 gene encoding putative AAA family ATPase YTA6 (similar to Saccharomyces cerevisiae YTA6 (YPL074W); ancestral locus Anc_8.542), which translates into the protein MAHEKFSIPENFTLAQSLQLLYSVVKNQYKNLADLLINDEGNKDSTTYGKIHKNLDSLLVYVNEGLRKIEKTYTLKKGLGNLVVDHPELRSIIEDFQILGQDIRIARRKAENFITEGNSSPSLSSSSSVLGLGTGNGLRFPKLWRMGSKRDKVKEADEKEARINKQADNIRRTRKLEEEKKLGAKRQYERDLELQREKLIELKVKEKVEFEVAQKLEEERVKREEQERKHREQAKKKRLSILKHDSKTNYKSRASLDDSSSNAKPSGKIDNSVIKRRSLDIVRISDERTRNPVRKSMEAAEIGMAAQLAWSQYQNGANHSKLSNSSSHSNEFQTRYRPTQALKKKYDYKKPTVNRPIIKSPTLNRQSSKSKNLSTNAKLKASKANTNKTSRRSEQNLEPTSPILISATTSSAESKPRRSKSGTPDRESSVSSFIDSKKEDILKSVQGVDRSACEQILNEILVTDEKVYWDDIAGLRNAKNSLKEAVVYPFLRPDLFKGLREPVRGMLLFGPPGTGKTMIAKAVATESNSTFFSVSASSLLSKYLGESEKLIRALFYMAKKLSPSIIFIDEIDSMLTARSENENESSRRIKTELLIQWSSLSAATAQSEAQNNMLDSRVLVLGATNLPWAIDDAARRRFSRKLYIPLPDYETRLYHLKRLMAKQKNDLDNLDYELITKMTEGFSGSDLTSLAKEAAMEPIRDLGDKLMFVDFDKIRGIEIKDFQNSLLTIKKSVSPESLRRYEEWSSKFGSTGA
- the UBP16 gene encoding putative ubiquitin-specific protease UBP16 (similar to Saccharomyces cerevisiae UBP16 (YPL072W); ancestral locus Anc_8.540), which gives rise to MTWINNATNSPTALMKKVSCGLIIVVSLYVIAPSLSALVFGDPKQRIKKYTTVGLINRGNDCFITSSLQGLAGMPRFVEYLKQIKSILQELKSNPSRKAKVDNLIVDDVVSCIRFRNSPDSLAPLHESLMALIFDLVSVRESKKSVSPQMVINTLEAIFKSKMSSRQNDAHECTLLMLQTLQKERSNLVGYTQYMPEINIPNFPFEGETSKFLVCLQCKGLSKPSYQQTFIRELSVPQQTSEKLLTILANDETEIIEDYSCSICQIRAILNHERYRNFKDCTPEELLMIEALKNYATKASINEDLPPELEQYIKRYSKDKLHISKVKGKIIKKDVAVQLPDILVVHLSRSTFNGITYCRNPCNVEFGERVKLPEYTLAENRAITENRQVKYNLKSVVKHTGSHSRGHYICYRRKADIRFDKGEESSLEGASTIVNNEAKTRNHDQKIGHNDDRRSRHKKVKSVLQYPYWQISDTAIEESTTSTVLNEQKYVYMLYYERVRK
- the SMKI16G1040 gene encoding uncharacterized protein (similar to Saccharomyces cerevisiae YPL071C; ancestral locus Anc_8.538), with translation MNFRFARNNDNTNHIRKRNHSPDPIGIDNYKRKRLIIDLENLSLSDKGPKKVHLDDNNHVQNNIAFSDSIRDKALREILKCSANKSHDNESFYDRIWERFREEKLQVIKWADYKEVVYLNWWRWFHDQLASQCTYDEEADTDVEMSAMDTDVDMDA